In Thermodesulfobacteriota bacterium, the sequence CACAACAACATGATCGGCAAATTCGGCAACTTTGTTTAAAAAATGACTGACCATAAGAACAGTGAGATTATCTTTCTCTTTTATTTTTTCTATCAATTCCATTATGGCAGTTTCGCCTTTAATATCCATTGAAGCCGTAGGTTCATCAAGAATCAGTACATCGGGTTCCCCGGCGAGGGCATGCGCAATAAGTGAACGCTGTTTTTCACCTCCTGAGAGCGACCTAAATGGACGATCCTTCAAATGAGGAATTTCAACCTGCTCAAGGCAATAACTCACAATCTTTCGGTCTTCTTTTTTAATACTTCTGCCAACGGGGATTCGTATGTACCTTCCCATAGCCACAAACTCGGCAACGGAGATTGGAAATATATGATCAAATTTCTCCCGTTGTGGAACATATCCAAATATCAAAGGCTTGCCTTCCCTATAGTGCACTTTTCCTGCTACAGGCGGTATAAGTCTCACGATGGTCTTCAGTAAAGTCGTTTTCCCACCACCATTTGGACCAATTATTCCCCAGAACTGGCCGTGTTGAATTGAAAGATTTATGGAATCTAAAAATCCAGTTTTATCATAGCCGATTGCCACATCTTCTAACTTTACAAGATAAGGTAAATTCATTTTTTAAGTCTCCTTTAGTCCATGAGTCAAAGAGATTCGGGAGTTCTATTGATTGCCTCTTTTGGAAGGAAAGGATATCAAGGGAGCTCCCTAGAGATTTAGCAAGTTTCCACCAAGAATCCTGACTTTCTTAGCCTCCTGCAAGATTAGAAGAATTAACTGCTTGCTTCATATTTTCTAATTTGGATGTAACATCGTTTACAATCGCATCAAGAAGGTCGAAATACGTATTTATTCCATCACCTCCACCTACTTGTGCTGGCAGAACAAGAAAAGAAGCCCCCGCCTTTTGCGCGATAAGGGCTGGCACTTTTTGGGGATAGTAAGATTCTGCTATAACAAGCTTAACATTCATTCCCTGTATTTTTCTGATTAGATCGGCTACATATGAAGGTGAAGGTGGAATCCCCGGCTTTGGCTCTACATAGCCTACTTCCTGAAATCCGGCCCAATCAGAGAAATAATTCCAGCTCTTATGATAGGGAACAATTTTAGTACCCTTGTAAGGAGCGAGTTTTTCTTCCCATTCTTTGGCCTTTGCGTTAAGGCGTTTTACAAAGTCTTTAAGACGTTGGTCATAGTAGGAAGAGTTTTTAGGATCTATCTCCTTTAATCTCTCAGCAATCCCGTTTGCAACAGCAATTCCATTTTTTGGGTCAAGGATATAGTGAGGGTTTCCACCAGGATGTATATCTCCCATACTTCTATCAACCCGCATAGTCGGTACTTCGAGGATGTTTGAAATTAGGGTTGAGGCGTTAAGATTACCGGGTGAATTTGTAGAAGTGATTTTCGAATTCCTTGACCCGGTAATAAGCGGGGGAAGCCAGCCTATTTCCAAGTCCAAACCGTTATATATAAGCAGGTCAGCTCTGTTAAGCTTCAGGACATAGCTCGGTTTTGCATCTACAAAGTGAGGATCCTGGTAACCTTTTGCAAGGCTTTCTACCTCAACTTTATCTCCTCCTATTTCCTTAGTAATAGCTGCAAAGGTGGGAAGAGACGCAACTACTTTTACTTTCGCTAATGCATCTATGGCGGAAGCGAATAATGAGAATGCTATTACAAGCAAAGCTAAACAAAAATGTAAAGCAAGAGATTGAAGAAATTTTTGTGTTTTCATGAAGCCTACCTCCTTTCCTAAAGTTTTTAAAACGGATGGGCTCCGTGGGCACCGAGCGAGTATTGAAATTGAAGGAAAACAGCGTGGAAGCTATCGGCAAAATCGGGGTCGTCAAATTCGTACTGGAGCCTAATCCTTGAAAACTCAGTGGGGTTAAAAGTAAGCATGACGGCGTATCTAAGCTCCTTTCCTAAAAGTCCGAGCATACTCTCCTCTTCTTCTCCCTCTTCACTCCTCATGACACGCAGCAAACTCGACCCTTCCAGTTCTTCCTCTTCCATCGGTGTAACCGGAGTATCCGTATCTACAAAATCAAACCTAAACCCTGCATTCCACCTCTTGGCAAAGCGATAAACAAGCTGTGCATAAGCTCCCCAATTATCTAAGTCTCCCTCTTCTGATTCCGCTTGCAGATACATGAACTCAGACTGCAGCCACACCTCTTGATAAGGATTGTTTTTCAGGGGACGGTATTTGGCAAACAAGTCGACACCATAAAGATTCGAGCGGTTGCCCGGTTCTGTACCGTTGGAACCAGTGGCGAAAGAACCGCCCAGGCTCAGGGATAGAGCCTCTGTGATTTCAAAGAAGTTTGCCAGGTGGAATATGTAAAGGAGCCTGCCTAGGTTGTTTGCATCCTCATCAGGAGCAAAAGTAGGTGTCTCCAAACCATTTGCACTGTTTACGGAAGCGGTTAATTCCATAAACCAAGGAAGTGGAGCAAGAAAATTAAATTCTATCCCCACCGGGTTTAGATGTTCTCCAAGGAAATCAGCAGCGGGAAGGGCAAGTGTCACGAAGTCCTGACTGTGTCTGTGCTGCAAGTTAATCCGGCCAAATTTAGCCCGCATCAAACCAATTCTAACCTGAGAGTTTAGAGGAAGGGAAAGTAGGGTAGTGGCGTAGGCTTCCTCAGTTTCAAAACTGTCACGTCCTATGGAAAAGAAACTGTCAAACCTAAAATAAGGGTCTATAACCCCCTGAAAACCAATCTCGATTTCTTGGAGATTAATACCGGTATTCTCCGGGTCATTTTCTGCATGGATAATAGGGTCATTCTCAGAGAAATAAGCTGCGGTGAATATCCCAATAACGCTTATATCCGGGTTAAGGCTCTGGATGACCCGTTGAAGATACCCTTCTCGGGGTGGTGCGGGTACTGCCTCAGTAATCGCTTTTTCGACCTCTCTTTCCTCTTTTTGTTTCTTCGCTTCTTCCTCCAGCATTCTGTTTTTCTCTTCAAGCTCCTCCAATTTTTTCTGCATGGCCTCCATCTGCTGCCGGAGTTCTTGCATTTGCTTTTTTATATCATCCCTTTCCTCACCCCATGCCTCTTTTTGAATAATTAGGGGAAAAAGAAACATGCCAAAGAAAAATAGGGCAATAAACCTATTAATCCTCATAATTCACCTCCAAAAAAGTGATTTCTGGCTAGCGAAATAGCCGGTTGAAATAGATGGTTTTTAGTTCTGGTATTGTGTTGGGAGTTTAGATAACTGGGGGTGAACGGGTGGATTTCTTTGATGCTAAAGATAAATACGGGAGTAAAACATTAAGGTCCGAGAAGCTTATTACTATTTCTGAAAGCTTATGAGCAAGACCGGCAACCCGGTCTTGAGGTTTAAATTTTCCATTAAGACGGCATCCCGAACAGAACTCGTTGGATATATGCGGGTTAGCGGGCTGGGATTGAGATATCTTTTTATCAACCATGCCAATATTAAGGGCATGGTTATGGAAGCTTAGAGAAAGCACGAATAGTATGGCTAAGCCGGAAACCGCTAACCCTGATATCCCTCGTGCTTTAATCCTTACTTTCATGCTGCTTTCTCGAAGAGACGGCTTAGACCGGGGATTTAAACCTACGATTAACCAATACCATTATTTTTGTGAATATGCAACATGTGTGCGATTTTGGTTTATCTGTGTATATATCCTAACACCTACAAACCCTGATAAATTATTTGTTGACACGAACTATTTCTCTGTGAGATAATCACGGATAGATAGGGAGAAGAGGAATAGACCACGGGAACGGCGTAGGACAATTTGATGTTGGTTTTTAAGATTAATAGTTACCGTCTTAGTCCAATTCCGTCTATATAAGGGGAGTTCAATATGCGCACAACATATCTAACTATGGTATTCCTAATGGTTACGACGGTTCTAAGTGTCGTGGCTACCGCACAAAAAGATACCGGTGGACCTGTTGAACTACGAGTAGTCTGGCATACCGGCGTCTTGGGTGATTATTTGATACAAATGAGCCAGGATTACACTGAACAAACTGGTGTGGTTATCCATGGCGAGTTACTCCCATGGGCGAAATGGCATGACGCCATAGCATCCGATTTCGCTCAAGAGAAGGGTAGCTATGACCTGGTTGTGTTTGACAGTCAGTCTATGAGCGAGTTTGCTTCCCAGGGGCAAGTCGTGTTGTTGAATCCGTACCTGGAGAAGAGCACCAAGATAAAGGCTACCGATTACAGTTCACGCGCTTTGCAAATGTATGCTGAATATCCGGAGGGGTCTACGAACATCTATGCACTTCCGATCAATCAAGACGCCATGGGCTTGGCCTACCGGAAAGATTTATTTGAAGATCCAAAGGAAATGGCTGCCTTCAAGGCCAGGTATGGCTACGAGTTGTCTGTCCCGGAGACTTATGACCAGTTGAAAGACATTGCCGTATTCTTCACCCGACCCAACCAAAACTTGTATGGCATTGCTATGTACGGTAGCAGTGACTACGATGCGGTTACCAGTGCTTTCAACAACGTTTTATGGTCCTTTGGCGGCGAGTTGTGGAATCCGGAAACAAGGAGAGCGGTGGGAGTCATCAATTCGCCAGCTTCTGTCGCCGCCTTGGAGTATTATAAGGGTCTCTTTAATTATAGCCCTCCGGGTGCGTCCGAGTGGTATTATGATGAAGTTAATGAAGCCGTTAGCAAAGGGATGGTGGCTATGGCTATTAACTGGTATTACTTCTTCAGCGCTTACAGTGACCCGAAGATTAACAAGTTTGCGGAGAAGATAGGGTTTGCACCCTTGCCCGGTGAAAAGGGTTCTGACGGTAAATTCCGGCAATACAACTCGGTAGGAGGACAGGGGATCAGCATCTCTAAGTATTCAAGAAATGTGGATGAAGCCTGGAAATTCCTCGAATGGTTTATGAGTGATGAGAATCAATGGAAATGGGTTCGTGGCGGCGGTCAGACCGGACGGGTTGATATCCTGAACTCTCCGGAATATGCTAAAGCCACCCCTTATAATTCTATATTCCCGATTTCCATGAGCCGGGTGAAAGATTACTGGCACCTGGTCGAATATCCACAACTACTTGATATCTATCAGAAGTACATTCATTTGGCCGTCACCGGTTCCATGTCTTCGAAAGAGGCATTAGATAAGATTGCCATAGAGCATCAGGCCATTTTAGATGGTATCAATTAGAGAAACTCCTGCATCCTCTTCTAATTTAGATTCCATAAATACTGTCGGTGCACCCAAAAAGATTTGTGTTAGGCTTAGCCCCGGGATGTAGACTAGGAGATGGAAGAGACCTTTTGGCCACAGAGGACACAGAGAAGAGAGCTAATTAAAAATAAATTTCTCTGTGAACCCTGTAGCTGAAGCTATTCTTGCCTAGTGATTATAACTTAGTACGTTGTCCAGCCACCGTCTATTACAAGCTGGGTGCCGGTGACGTATCTGGCTTCATCGCTCGCTAAATAAAGGACTCCATAGGCTATGTCAATCGGCTCTCCTCTACCTCCCATGGGAACGATTTGAGCGGCTATTTCATCGAGCTTCTTCTGTGCATCGGGTGAATGATCATCGATGAAATCCTCGTTCATCTTGGTTTTTATGAATCCGGGACAGATTGTGTTTACGCGAATCCCTTGTTTTGCGTGGTCCATGGCCAGGCTCCTAGTGAACTGCATTATTGCCCCTTTCGATGTATTGTAGGCGACAACGTTTGGGCAACCGATGAACCCGGCAACTGAGGAGTTATTTATGATAGCACCGCCTCCATTTGTTATCATGTGAGGAACCACGCACTTACTCATCAAGAAAGTTCCTTTTACGTTGATGTTTATTATTTTATCCCAAGATTCTACAGAAGTTGTAATCACGTTTCCGGCCTCAAGAACTCCGGCATTATTGAAGAGTATGTCAATTTTCTTGAATCTTTTGACGAATTCATCTACTATCCTTTTTACGTCATCTTCTTTAGAAACATCGCCGGGAAGAGCGATAATCTCACCCTTTCCTTCGGCTTCCTTTACTACCTCATCGAGCTTCTCTTTTGTCCTTCCGGTGATTCCAACCTTGGCTCCTTCTTTGCAGAAAAGAAGGGCAGTGGCTTTGCCTATGCCTTCTCCTCCTCCGGTAATTAAAGCGGTTTTTCCTTCGAGTCTCATTGTTCTTACCTCCTTATTCTAATAGAAGAATTTCTTGTCTATAGAACATATTTTATTCACAAAGGCGACTGGAAGTGAATTTGAGAAATTGCTTATCTAGTTATCAAAATTACCTGGCAATCCAGCCTCCATCCACAGAAAGCATAGAACCGGTCATGAATCCCACGTTATCATCACACAGGAAAAGCACGGCATGAGCAATCTCTTCCGGTCTTCCTAATCGTCCGATTGGGTGGAAGGATTTAAAAAGCTCCTCGGTGGCCTTTCTATCTTCAGTCTGGTCAAACAGACCTTCGACTAGCGGGGTCACAATTGTTCCAGGACAGATTGCATTTACGCGGATTCCCTTGTCCGAATACTCCAGCGCCATGCTTCTGGTAAGCTGGGTTATAGCTCCTTTCGTGGCATTATATGCGGCGACAGCGGGCACAGCTTTAAGACCCAGTACTGAAGAATTATTCACGATGCATCCCTTTCCCTGTTTCAGCATGTGAGGAATGGTGTATTTGGACATTAAATATGTTCCTCTCACGTTTATAGCGAATGTCTTGTCCCATATTTCCGTCGGCGTCTCATGCGTCGTGGCCACATGGAGGATCCCAGCGTTATTAAAAAGAATATCGATACGGCCGTATTTGTTTATAGTATAATCTACAGCCGCTTTGCAGTCCTCCTCTTTTGAGACATCGCTGACGATATAATCTATAGTTAAACCCTCTTTTCTCGCTTCTTCTAAGGTGTCCTTCAAGGTTTTCTCGGTTCGTCCTGTAATTACTACCTTTGCCCCTTCCTTGGCAAAAAGAATAGCGGTTGCTTTTCCCAGTCCTAGACTTCCGCCGGTAATAAGAGCCACTTTATCTTTTAGTTTCATCGAGTAGTCACCTCTCTCATAATTTTTTGAGATTATAAGGTACATTTTGCGGCTTATCAAGAATTTATTACGTTGTCATAATCTAGATTTTCATTGTTATACTTGTGTTACAATTGAGTTAATGATGAGGCTGAAGGCATGAGCTATCCAATGTGGTGCAAGGGGTCTTTTTCCTATCTTTGGGTAGTGGTAAACGGGAAAAGGTTCAAAATTCTAGCCTCTATCGCTAGTATTACCACACTTATTCTGATATTGAACTGTGGCCGGAGTGGGGGAGGAACACCGCCCTCAAATGGAGCTCTTGAGGTAGAACTGGTTTTGGGTGGCTTAGATTTTCCGGTTACTTTGGCCTGTGCTTCGGATGGGAGAATCTTTTTTAATGAGCTTCGAACTGGAAATATACGCATTATACGAGACGGTGTCTTACTCCCCACACCATTTGCTGCTGTTCCCGTATCTATTAACGGCGAGAATGGTTTAATAGGGCTAGCCTTTCACCCCCAGTTTGACAGGAATGGTCTCGTGTACGTTTTCCATACCCATCCCCAACCTCGCCGAAACCGGGTACTGCGTTTTACAGACTTAAATAACCTGGGTACTCAGGAGACTGTGATCATTGATGACCTTCCTGCGGCTGATATACATATTGGGGGGAACGTAGGGTTTGGACCAGATGGAAAGCTTTACGTGACTATAGGGGATGTCTCCAATCCTGCTAATTCCCAAAGCCTTGACTCCCTGGCGGGTAAAATCCTAAGGTATAATCCGGATGGTACGATACCTGCAGATAATCCCTTTCTTGACTCTCCAATCTTTGCTCTTGGGCTGAGAAATAGTTTTGATTTTACCTTTCATCCGGCTACGGGGGTCATTTATGCTACCGAGAACGGGCCGAATTGCGACGATGAGATAAATAGAATAATCGCCGGGGGAAACTACGGTTGGCGCCCAAATTATCCTGTGGAGATACCGATACTGAGTTCATCGGTCCGATCATACGCTTTTCCCCTCCTATAGTTCCCACCGGTATTACTTTTTATACGGGGGACCAATATCCGGAGTTCCTTAACGATCTCTTCTTCGTTTATTTTGATGGAGGAACTGAAGGGAAAATAAAGAGGATTGAACTAACCGGAGAAAACCTGGACCAGGTAGGAAGCATAAGTAGCTTCCTGGTGGAGGATGAGTTGGGCGGATTACTGGATGTCATTACATGCCCGGACGGCAATCTATATTTTTCAAGCGCTGATTCTGTATTCAGGGTTGTGAAAAAGCCTTGATTTATTCTTGGATGAGCCCATTTACCGTCACCAGGTGATAAAGCTATTCAAAACGAGCGGAAGAAAGGACTGTATGGAAACCATGTGTGTCTCCTAGAGGCGCCGAAAGCAAATCGCTACTACTGAAAACTTGAAAGATTTTGATATAAAAAATTAAGGGCAAGCCCTGAATATTTTTCATGAACTTGCCCTTTGGAGGATGGTGGTCGAGATTAGTCCTATTTACAAGATCGTTACTTCTTTTTTCTTAGTTATCTCCTCATAACTGACCAGTAGCCCGGATTCCTTCCCCTCACAAACCGTGCATAGCCAGGTTCCCCAGATTATCTTATTCCCATTCTTATCCTGGTCTGATTCTTTAACCTCGAATATAAGGAATCCGTCGCATTTTTGACATCGGTTGTTCGTACGGATAATCCTTTCTTTCATATTGATTCTCTTTTAGCAATACCATAAATTCAATCTGGATTTATATAAATTAGACCTTGGTAGGATTTTTGGGTGAAAAAACTACTGATTACGGGAAGATCTTATAACTTTAGTACTATAGCTTATGTCTATATACGGACCTAAATTTCTGCTGAACTGCTAAATGGCGGGTCGCTTTTTCAAATGAATTTTTACGCCGAGTGACTTCATCGTATGTAAATCTGTATTTACTAACAACTATTATTAAACAGTGGTAGCGAGATGAGAAGTTTGTGTTATAATAAAGCAATTTTTTTCGGGTTAAGCTAAATTTAAACAGATTCTCCATACAACATGAACCATAATGAGTTGTACTCCAGACTGGCAAAGATCTATGACATGGGTCTTTACCTAAATGGCACTAAGAGGGCTTACGATTTTTTTGTGAAACAACTGCCTTTTCCGGAGGACAAGGAAATAAAAGTCTTGGACGCTGGAGCAGGGACAGGCCAATTTACACTAGCCATATTGAGACGATTTCCAAAAGCTGAAATTGTGGCTTTCGACTTAAATCAAAATATGATTGAAGAGTTAAAAATTACTCTAAAGAATAAAGGATTGACTAACTCAGTAAAAACGTTCATTGCCAATGCCAGTAAACCTATTCCGGAAATTGCTAATAACCAATTTGACCTGGTCGTCACCTGTGGGGTTTTGGAGTACGTCTATCCTGAAGACACCATAAAGAATTTGGCTAGTTATCTTAAACCTAACGGTTATTTTTTTAATTCTCCGGTGAAGGATAACATATGGGGTAAGCTTCTGGGTACTGCTTTTGTGTTCAAACCCTATAGCCAAGAGAGGATTATTAGAGCCTTTACCGGCTGTGGTTTTACCCTTCTTAGATTGCTCAAAATACCGATCCGTTATTTACCGGCGAGCTTGATGAAAGAGGGATACCTGTTTGGTGGCGGTAAGTAGAGATCCTATAACATTTTGTGCTCGATTAGCTTATACTGCGCTATGGTACTTTTAGCGTCATCCTGGCAACTAGTATAGTTTTCCAAGGCAAACTGACTTCTGTGAATGGTAAGTATATGCTTTTTCTCATCGGCTAGGGATATAAATTCAAATATGGAGTTTTCTCTGTCTATATTTTGCATTCGTATAAACCGAAAATAGCGGATTATTCTAATGCCGGTGTTAATTCTCAAAAAATATTCTGCGGCCTGGACATCGGAGTTATAACAGGAACGTCCTCTGTACATATCAAGAGAGATACACTGGTTCTGATAGTCCTTAATTATTGTAGACACATTACTTGCCCGGACCCGACCGTAGTATATGCCGTGAGGAAGGCATAATAAGTTTGCTGCAAACCTATGACCCCCTAAGTGTGTGCATTGCCATGTCAAGTAACCGTTCTCCAGTCTTGTCGCTTCTATGTAGACGGGGACACCAAATCTTCCGCAACACTGGTCATGCGTGCCATGGGTGCAAACCAGGAAAATGGGCTGGCCCCTCGAAAAGGAACTGCCTGAAATGATTTCCGGGATACTTAAATCAAGTATGTCTTCATAGCTTTTGAGGTTTAATTCAAATAGCCTAGGTTCGAGCTCGTCAGACACCCCGATATAAAATTTTAATCCTTGTTCATTACCTTTCTGACGCTTGATCAGTTGCAGACGAGAATTGGGTATAGAATTTAGATGTTCGGAGATACGCTTCTTCACCATCTCTGGAATAGCACTTGCTAAAAATGCCTTTTTAGCCCAGGTTTGGTTATATTCTATTAAAAACCATACATCTACCCTGGGGACAGTGCCAAACATTTGCTCTTTTATGTCCAAGGAAAGTTCCGAACAGAATGAGCCTTGACTGTTTTTTGAAGACATTTAAAACCCTGCTAGGTGGGAAGCTAAAGTTAAATATGTTTTTTAGAATAAAATTCTACCCAAAAGAGTGCCACTTTAAAATTATTCTTCTGGCTGTTAGTATATGTGCTAGTATCTGAAGGGAATAATTATGAGCAAACAAGAAGGGGCATCAGTTGCCGGAATATTTTGGTCTCTCGCTCCTGTAGTCGCTATCACAAGTTCTTGGCAGGGCAAAGTGAACGCGCAGATTGCCGTGACTGTGATCACGGCATCGATCGTTCACGATGTTCCTAGACTTATTGTCGGAATATGGAAGGGAAATTTTACTCATGAGTTTATAATCAATAGCAGAGCATTTGCCGTTCATTTGCTGAACAAGGGACAGCTTCAATTGGTAAGGAACTTTGGTTTTTACACAGGCAGAGAAAGAGAAAAGCTAAAAAAAATACGGTATAAATTGGGAGTGACGGGTAGTCCCATTCTCGAGGAGGCACATTCATATGCCGATTGTCGAGTGATAAATGCAATGGATGGAGGCGATATGACCGGTTTCCTGGTAGATGTTGTAGACGGTGGGATAATAACCGGCGGAGAATGGATGACGCTCGACTACTTTTACTACGCGGCGCCACCCGAATGGATAGCCGAATACGGAGAAAAGCTTACGCGTTCGGTAGCTTTTTCCCTAGAAAGGATACATAAGATAAGCTATGATCCTTGGAGTCCCTAGGTTTTGGCTTCATTCTAGTACGAGCCCTGTCCATTAAAGAAATAACTGATGGTTATTGGTTATGTATAACCGGATTACCACTTTATCGACTTGGGCTTTTCATCGATTGAGTTATACGAATAAGACGGATACTATCCTATGTTGTTGATTTTCAATCGAAAATTTCTTAAAAAATTACCACTTGACATTTAAAGTAAAATACTTTATTTTTAAATATAAACTTAAATTTATAGCTTAACAGGTCATCCTCCATCCTCCTTTAAGAGAACGGGAGTAATCCTAATAATTGGGGTTACTCCCGTTTAAATTATATACCGTGTCTATTTAGGGAAATAAGAGACAAAAATCAGAGTGTGATGCGGGTCTAGAAATATAGTGATGGTATGTATTCTCTGCTGGCCGCAGTCCTGTATCAATTTCGATATCGCGGCTAGGATGGGTAAAATAAATTTTAATAGTTGATTTTCGACATAATATCTCCCTAAATTCAGCCAACAAAAATGCGGGTAAGTTTCAAATTTCTCTTGATTTTGTTTTTGTCTCTGACCTTATTAGCGACCGGATGTGTATATCTAAGGCTTCTACAAGTTAAGAGGCAGTTATCTGCTTTCAACAGTTATTTCCAGATAGTGGAAGAGGATAAGCTAACTTTGATATTTTTAAACCCAGTCCTTCTAACCAAAGATGTTACTTGGCTTATGAATAGCCCGCCGATGTCTCGGAAAGAAACCGGGGAGGGAAAGTTGTGGGAATATGTAATGGAAAAACAGTACCGTAACTCGAATTATGAGGAAAAAAACTTTGATATTCCCATCTCTATGGTTTTCGTGGATGACAGGTTAAGACAAATCAGCTTTCCGGAGCGTTTCCTGAAATATCTCTCTAAACCTTTACTGGCAAGGATGCTCGCTTCACTGGGTGAAGCGGAGATAGATAAAGCAAGGCGGAGAGCGGGATCAAGATTCCAGGCAAGAGATACTGTCGAGATCCCCCGTGAAGAGCAGGTCTTGGATGTTTTGGGTAAGCCCTATTCTACCGAGGAATCGGATGATACGAGAAGCCTCATCTATGCTTACAAACTTAAGAAGAATAATCCGGAACCAGGGAGTAAAGGGTTTAGTTTAATAATGACGTTTAAATTTAATAAGGATAAT encodes:
- a CDS encoding metal ABC transporter ATP-binding protein — protein: MNLPYLVKLEDVAIGYDKTGFLDSINLSIQHGQFWGIIGPNGGGKTTLLKTIVRLIPPVAGKVHYREGKPLIFGYVPQREKFDHIFPISVAEFVAMGRYIRIPVGRSIKKEDRKIVSYCLEQVEIPHLKDRPFRSLSGGEKQRSLIAHALAGEPDVLILDEPTASMDIKGETAIMELIEKIKEKDNLTVLMVSHFLNKVAEFADHVVVVDKDSGVFSAGTTAEVLRDETLSRIFGLDLTIEQVAGKIRIYTAVGGRDR
- a CDS encoding metal ABC transporter substrate-binding protein, which encodes MKTQKFLQSLALHFCLALLVIAFSLFASAIDALAKVKVVASLPTFAAITKEIGGDKVEVESLAKGYQDPHFVDAKPSYVLKLNRADLLIYNGLDLEIGWLPPLITGSRNSKITSTNSPGNLNASTLISNILEVPTMRVDRSMGDIHPGGNPHYILDPKNGIAVANGIAERLKEIDPKNSSYYDQRLKDFVKRLNAKAKEWEEKLAPYKGTKIVPYHKSWNYFSDWAGFQEVGYVEPKPGIPPSPSYVADLIRKIQGMNVKLVIAESYYPQKVPALIAQKAGASFLVLPAQVGGGDGINTYFDLLDAIVNDVTSKLENMKQAVNSSNLAGG
- a CDS encoding sugar ABC transporter substrate-binding protein — protein: MRTTYLTMVFLMVTTVLSVVATAQKDTGGPVELRVVWHTGVLGDYLIQMSQDYTEQTGVVIHGELLPWAKWHDAIASDFAQEKGSYDLVVFDSQSMSEFASQGQVVLLNPYLEKSTKIKATDYSSRALQMYAEYPEGSTNIYALPINQDAMGLAYRKDLFEDPKEMAAFKARYGYELSVPETYDQLKDIAVFFTRPNQNLYGIAMYGSSDYDAVTSAFNNVLWSFGGELWNPETRRAVGVINSPASVAALEYYKGLFNYSPPGASEWYYDEVNEAVSKGMVAMAINWYYFFSAYSDPKINKFAEKIGFAPLPGEKGSDGKFRQYNSVGGQGISISKYSRNVDEAWKFLEWFMSDENQWKWVRGGGQTGRVDILNSPEYAKATPYNSIFPISMSRVKDYWHLVEYPQLLDIYQKYIHLAVTGSMSSKEALDKIAIEHQAILDGIN
- a CDS encoding SDR family oxidoreductase; this encodes MRLEGKTALITGGGEGIGKATALLFCKEGAKVGITGRTKEKLDEVVKEAEGKGEIIALPGDVSKEDDVKRIVDEFVKRFKKIDILFNNAGVLEAGNVITTSVESWDKIININVKGTFLMSKCVVPHMITNGGGAIINNSSVAGFIGCPNVVAYNTSKGAIMQFTRSLAMDHAKQGIRVNTICPGFIKTKMNEDFIDDHSPDAQKKLDEIAAQIVPMGGRGEPIDIAYGVLYLASDEARYVTGTQLVIDGGWTTY
- a CDS encoding SDR family oxidoreductase, which encodes MKLKDKVALITGGSLGLGKATAILFAKEGAKVVITGRTEKTLKDTLEEARKEGLTIDYIVSDVSKEEDCKAAVDYTINKYGRIDILFNNAGILHVATTHETPTEIWDKTFAINVRGTYLMSKYTIPHMLKQGKGCIVNNSSVLGLKAVPAVAAYNATKGAITQLTRSMALEYSDKGIRVNAICPGTIVTPLVEGLFDQTEDRKATEELFKSFHPIGRLGRPEEIAHAVLFLCDDNVGFMTGSMLSVDGGWIAR
- a CDS encoding PQQ-dependent sugar dehydrogenase; translated protein: MSYPMWCKGSFSYLWVVVNGKRFKILASIASITTLILILNCGRSGGGTPPSNGALEVELVLGGLDFPVTLACASDGRIFFNELRTGNIRIIRDGVLLPTPFAAVPVSINGENGLIGLAFHPQFDRNGLVYVFHTHPQPRRNRVLRFTDLNNLGTQETVIIDDLPAADIHIGGNVGFGPDGKLYVTIGDVSNPANSQSLDSLAGKILRYNPDGTIPADNPFLDSPIFALGLRNSFDFTFHPATGVIYATENGPNCDDEINRIIAGGNYGWRPNYPVEIPILSSSVRSYAFPLL
- a CDS encoding PQQ-dependent sugar dehydrogenase, producing MAPKLSCGDTDTEFIGPIIRFSPPIVPTGITFYTGDQYPEFLNDLFFVYFDGGTEGKIKRIELTGENLDQVGSISSFLVEDELGGLLDVITCPDGNLYFSSADSVFRVVKKP
- a CDS encoding methyltransferase domain-containing protein is translated as MNHNELYSRLAKIYDMGLYLNGTKRAYDFFVKQLPFPEDKEIKVLDAGAGTGQFTLAILRRFPKAEIVAFDLNQNMIEELKITLKNKGLTNSVKTFIANASKPIPEIANNQFDLVVTCGVLEYVYPEDTIKNLASYLKPNGYFFNSPVKDNIWGKLLGTAFVFKPYSQERIIRAFTGCGFTLLRLLKIPIRYLPASLMKEGYLFGGGK
- a CDS encoding sucrase ferredoxin, with product MSSKNSQGSFCSELSLDIKEQMFGTVPRVDVWFLIEYNQTWAKKAFLASAIPEMVKKRISEHLNSIPNSRLQLIKRQKGNEQGLKFYIGVSDELEPRLFELNLKSYEDILDLSIPEIISGSSFSRGQPIFLVCTHGTHDQCCGRFGVPVYIEATRLENGYLTWQCTHLGGHRFAANLLCLPHGIYYGRVRASNVSTIIKDYQNQCISLDMYRGRSCYNSDVQAAEYFLRINTGIRIIRYFRFIRMQNIDRENSIFEFISLADEKKHILTIHRSQFALENYTSCQDDAKSTIAQYKLIEHKML
- a CDS encoding flavin reductase family protein is translated as MSKQEGASVAGIFWSLAPVVAITSSWQGKVNAQIAVTVITASIVHDVPRLIVGIWKGNFTHEFIINSRAFAVHLLNKGQLQLVRNFGFYTGREREKLKKIRYKLGVTGSPILEEAHSYADCRVINAMDGGDMTGFLVDVVDGGIITGGEWMTLDYFYYAAPPEWIAEYGEKLTRSVAFSLERIHKISYDPWSP